From the Planctomycetota bacterium genome, the window TGGCGGCACCGTACTTGAGGTTGCCGAACCGCAGCCAGATGTAGGCTACGATCACGATCAGCGAGAGGATGACGGCGACGATCGCGTCGTTGCGGAAGTCGGAGGCGACCGACGGGTCGAAGTTGGTGACCTTGTCGAGCTCGGCCGGGTCGGAGATCGCGGAGCGGGTCACGTCCCACAGCGGGGCGGCGATGTTCTCGGCGAAGTCGGCGATGACGGCCGGGTTGTCGGGGTTGTAGGCGAAGTTGGGATCGAACATGACCACGACCGCCGTGGTGCCGCCGGTGCCGGCGACGGGCAACACGTCAATGCCGGTGAGGTTGGCCGCCTTGCCCGCGTCGGGCTGGAGACGCTTCTGTTCGATTCGGCTTTTGATCTCGTCGACCGGCAGCGGTGGATCGAGGTCGGTCAGCAGAACCGCCGCACCGCCACCGAAGCCGGCGAGGTCCGGCACGTCGAAGTCGTCGATCGTTGTTTGTCCGCTCTCGATCGGCTGCACGAGCGTGCCTTCGACCTCGGCGAACGACCGGTCCGATCCGGTGAAGTTGCTGGGCAACTGAAGCTCGAGCTTCTCGCCGAAGACGTTCATCACCGCGTCTCGGACCTGGTTGGAGTCCTGGTTGACGGTGACGAGTTCGTAGACCTTGCCGTCCTCGATGCCGGGCTGATCGACGCTTTGGACGTTGACCGCTTCGAGCACTTCTTCGAACGATTCGTCACCGACAAGCGTGCGAACGTCTTCGATTTCCATCGGCTCGTTCAGCGTGAACTGCACGGCGGTGCCGCTGGAGAACTCGATGTCGAGCATGCGGTCCTGAGTCCAGTAGTAGCCGAACAAGCCCAAGCCGATGAAGATGGTGGCGAAGCTCGGGATCGTGAGGATCCAGATCTTGCGCATCCAGTCGATGTCGGGCTTGAGGAAGTCGTCCCACCACGGCAGCGACAGCGGGATCGACCCGAGCTTCTCGATGCCGAAGTTGTTGACCAGGATCGCGAAGACCGTCTTGGTGACGTACAGCGCGGTGAAGAGCGAGACGACAGTGCCGATCATCAGCGTCAGGCCGAAGCCCTTCACTTCCTCGGAACCGAACGCGTACAGGATCGCGGCGGTGATGAGTGTCGTGACGTTCGAGTCGATGATCGCCGACCACGCGCGGTCATAGGCGTTGGCGATGGCCTGGCGGATGGAGAGGCCGCGCTGTTGTTCCTCGCGGAGACGTTCGAAGATGAGCACGTTGGCGTCGACGGCCATGCCGATCGAGAGCACGATGCCCGCCACCGACGGCAGCGTGAACGTCGCGCCCGGCAAAGCCGCCATCGACCCGAGGATGAGCAGCAGGTTCATCAGCACCGCACAGGTCGCGACGACGCCCGAGAGGTAGTAGTAGCTGGTGAGGAAGACCGCGACGATGATGACGCCGACGATGCAGACCATGAGCCCGCGCCAGAGGTTGTCGGCACCGAGCGAGGGGCCGATGGTGCGTTCGACGATCGGGTCGTCGGTGAGCTGCGCCGGGAGTGAGCCGGCGTTGAGCGTGGTGACGAGGTAGGCAAGTTCGTCGGGATCGAAGCCGGCCTGGCCACCGCCTTCGATGATGCCCTGGCCGCCGAGGATCGGACCGTTGATGTTCGGTGCCGAGATCAGCTCGTCGTCGAGCACGATGCCGATTTGCCAACGCTGAGCGCCCTGCGGCTTGTACGTCCGAGTCAGGTCACCGAAAAGCTGGGCGCCGATCGCATCGAACTTGAATCCGGCGACCCGTTCGGAGCCGTTGAACTGCTCCTGCGCACTGGCCAGCGACCAGTCGGGCCTGCCCGGTGCGTTGATCATCGACCGTTGCGGGTCGGTGTAGACGAGAATGTACTGCTTGCCGTTGAACAAGGTGGTGCCCAGTCCCTCGGCGTTCTCCTCGGCGACCTCGTACCACCGTGCGATGTCGCCGGCCGCGGCACGGGGGCCACGTTCCTGGAGGCGCTGCACCCACCCCTGATACTCGGCCGGGGGCATGTCGTTGGCGACGATGTGGAACGACAGAACACCGCTGCCACGGAGGAGTTGCTTGAGGGACGCGCTGTCGTCGATCGAGTCGCGAACGAGCTTGAACTCGTTGTAAGCGTCGACGTACTGGTCGATCGCCGTGAGCCGGCTCGGGAAGTCGGCCGCATCGGCGCGGATGTTTTCGAGTTTCTCGTCGAGCAGTTCGGGGTCGCCGTCGAGGATGAGCCGAAGCTCGTCGGGGCGGAGGTTGGTCGCGGGGACGGCCTGCGAAAGCTCGTCGAGCTTGAGCTCCGCGGTCGCGGCGGCTTGAGCGTCTTCGGCGGCCTCCGCTTCCTGCAATGCGTTGAACGCGTCCTTGATCTGGGCGAACAGATCGGCTCGCAGCGGGTTGTCGCCGGCGAGGCTTGCGGCGTCCGTGGTCGGGTCCGCCCGAAGGGCCGACAAGACCGTCGACGTACGGACGTTGGTGTTCTCAAGCGCGGTTTGTGCCTGGGCGTATTGCTGCCTGACCTCGGCGGCCCTGTTGGCCTCGTCGGTGAGCGGCATTTGGATTTCCAGACGCCGGTTCCCCTGGGGGCGCCAGATCAGGTTGCGCGTGCCGTCGGGGTCGACACGCTTCTTGAGCGCGGCCATGACCTGATCGACGAGATTGGACGTGTCCGCACCCTCGGGCGCTTGGATCTCATAGAGCAGGGAAGTCCCGCCGACCATGTCGATGCCGGGGCGGAGGTTGCTCTTGAAATCCCCGGAAAACATGCCGGGGAAGATCGCCCATATGGCGAGGATGAGCACGGAGAGGATGGCGGCGACGCGGCCTTTGACTTCGGTGGGCATGAGCTTGCGGTTTGGGGCCGATTACTTCTTCGTGTCGGTGTCGTCTTTGGAGTCCGCCTTGGACTCGTCTTTCGAGCCGGACTTGTCGGACTTGGCGTCCGCCTTGGGGTCGCCGTTGCGGGTGAGCACGGCATCACGACGGTAGCGGATCTTGGTGTTGTTGGTCTCGTCGACCTTGACCAACACGGTCTTTTCGTCGAGATCCACGATCTTGCCGATCTCCCCGCCGTTGAGCGTGATGCCGTCACCCTTTTTCAGCGACGAGAGCATCGCATCGCGCTCCTTCTTTTGTCGCCGGCTGTTGGACCAGGACATGTAGATGAAGAAGACCATGACCAGCATCAACGGGATGAGCGGGCTGGTCAGCAGGGAGCCCGCGCCCGGGGCGGGGGCTTCGGCGAGCAGGAGGATCGTTGACGGGAGGGTCATTCGGGTGCGTCGTTGGGGGCAGTGGCGATCGACACGTCTGGCGAGTCGGCGGCGGGGCCGATGTGGGTCCGAGGGTCGTGCTCGAGAAACGCTCCGAGCATTCCGTCGGCGATCGCCCGGCGGAGGTCCGCCATGAGTTGTTGGTAGAACCGCACATTATGCAGGCTCACGAGCATGGGTCCAAGCATCTCGCCGGCATGTGAGAAGTGACGGATGGCGCCGCGGGAAAAGTGGGTGCAG encodes:
- the secD gene encoding protein translocase subunit SecD, translated to MPTEVKGRVAAILSVLILAIWAIFPGMFSGDFKSNLRPGIDMVGGTSLLYEIQAPEGADTSNLVDQVMAALKKRVDPDGTRNLIWRPQGNRRLEIQMPLTDEANRAAEVRQQYAQAQTALENTNVRTSTVLSALRADPTTDAASLAGDNPLRADLFAQIKDAFNALQEAEAAEDAQAAATAELKLDELSQAVPATNLRPDELRLILDGDPELLDEKLENIRADAADFPSRLTAIDQYVDAYNEFKLVRDSIDDSASLKQLLRGSGVLSFHIVANDMPPAEYQGWVQRLQERGPRAAAGDIARWYEVAEENAEGLGTTLFNGKQYILVYTDPQRSMINAPGRPDWSLASAQEQFNGSERVAGFKFDAIGAQLFGDLTRTYKPQGAQRWQIGIVLDDELISAPNINGPILGGQGIIEGGGQAGFDPDELAYLVTTLNAGSLPAQLTDDPIVERTIGPSLGADNLWRGLMVCIVGVIIVAVFLTSYYYLSGVVATCAVLMNLLLILGSMAALPGATFTLPSVAGIVLSIGMAVDANVLIFERLREEQQRGLSIRQAIANAYDRAWSAIIDSNVTTLITAAILYAFGSEEVKGFGLTLMIGTVVSLFTALYVTKTVFAILVNNFGIEKLGSIPLSLPWWDDFLKPDIDWMRKIWILTIPSFATIFIGLGLFGYYWTQDRMLDIEFSSGTAVQFTLNEPMEIEDVRTLVGDESFEEVLEAVNVQSVDQPGIEDGKVYELVTVNQDSNQVRDAVMNVFGEKLELQLPSNFTGSDRSFAEVEGTLVQPIESGQTTIDDFDVPDLAGFGGGAAVLLTDLDPPLPVDEIKSRIEQKRLQPDAGKAANLTGIDVLPVAGTGGTTAVVVMFDPNFAYNPDNPAVIADFAENIAAPLWDVTRSAISDPAELDKVTNFDPSVASDFRNDAIVAVILSLIVIVAYIWLRFGNLKYGAATIIALLHDVCFVFAGIGVAHMLAETFIGDLLLLEAFRINLTTVAAVLTVMGFSMNDTVVVFDRIRENRDKVGHVDAKVVNNSINQTLSRTLLTGGTTMVTIFVMFVFGGPGIHAFTFAMLIGIVVGTYSSIAIASPILLLGGAPKDERVYRGEGGGKLDVGVPTDIVNPAS
- the yajC gene encoding preprotein translocase subunit YajC, giving the protein MTLPSTILLLAEAPAPGAGSLLTSPLIPLMLVMVFFIYMSWSNSRRQKKERDAMLSSLKKGDGITLNGGEIGKIVDLDEKTVLVKVDETNNTKIRYRRDAVLTRNGDPKADAKSDKSGSKDESKADSKDDTDTKK